From the genome of Geminocystis herdmanii PCC 6308, one region includes:
- a CDS encoding DUF4351 domain-containing protein gives MIDHDRLFKELISTFFREFIELFFPEVLNYVDTNSITFLDKEVFTDVTEGEKHETDLIAQVKWKGKPSFFLIHIEAQSESRKGFEQRMFNYFARLHEKYAIPIYPIVIFSYDSPQKQALSQYEITFPDFKVLDFNYRVIQLNRLNWRDFLNQPNPIASALMAKMKIKSTERAKVKAECLRLLVTLKLNPAKMQLISGFVDTYLRLEGEEEEQFQKEIANFNPQEQEKSMEIVTSWMLKGIEQGIEQGIEQGIDREKELIIRQIKRKFGNIDQDLQSQIKALKIEDVETLGEDLFDLTSIDHLKQWLNNFSSENKSK, from the coding sequence ATGATTGATCATGATAGATTATTTAAGGAATTAATTTCAACATTTTTTAGGGAATTTATCGAGTTGTTTTTTCCCGAAGTCCTAAATTATGTGGACACAAATTCTATAACTTTTTTGGATAAAGAAGTTTTTACCGATGTAACGGAAGGAGAAAAACATGAAACCGATTTAATTGCTCAGGTAAAATGGAAAGGGAAACCCTCTTTTTTTCTAATTCATATTGAAGCACAATCAGAATCTCGCAAAGGATTTGAACAAAGAATGTTTAATTATTTTGCTCGATTACATGAAAAGTATGCGATACCCATTTATCCTATTGTCATTTTTTCCTATGATAGTCCTCAAAAACAAGCCCTTAGTCAATATGAAATAACCTTCCCTGATTTTAAAGTGCTAGATTTTAATTATAGAGTCATTCAACTAAATCGGTTAAATTGGCGTGATTTTTTAAATCAACCAAATCCCATAGCTTCTGCTTTAATGGCAAAAATGAAAATAAAGTCAACAGAAAGAGCGAAAGTGAAGGCTGAATGTTTAAGATTATTAGTTACCTTAAAATTAAATCCTGCTAAAATGCAATTAATATCAGGTTTTGTCGATACCTATTTGCGTTTAGAAGGTGAGGAAGAAGAACAATTCCAAAAAGAAATTGCTAATTTTAACCCCCAAGAACAAGAGAAAAGTATGGAAATTGTAACCAGTTGGATGCTCAAAGGTATTGAGCAAGGTATCGAGCAAGGTATTGAGCAAGGTATCGATCGAGAAAAAGAGTTAATTATTCGTCAAATTAAGCGAAAATTTGGTAATATTGACCAAGATTTGCAGTCACAAATTAAAGCGTTGAAAATTGAGGATGTGGAAACTTTAGGAGAGGATTTATTTGATTTAACCTCGATCGATCATTTAAAGCAATGGTTAAATAATTTTTCTTCTGAGAATAAATCAAAATAA
- the psb35 gene encoding photosystem II assembly protein Psb35 — protein MDNLFLAEVAKTGTFPIYFVAVYVVGFIAAVGIGSIAWYSSKRPVGWEEAEKPNFIPDVKVNKSEEKE, from the coding sequence ATGGATAATTTATTCTTAGCAGAAGTAGCAAAAACGGGAACTTTTCCCATATATTTTGTAGCGGTTTATGTGGTTGGGTTTATTGCAGCCGTGGGTATTGGTTCGATCGCATGGTATAGCTCTAAACGTCCTGTAGGTTGGGAGGAAGCGGAAAAACCTAATTTCATTCCTGATGTTAAAGTCAATAAATCTGAGGAAAAAGAATAA
- the dusA gene encoding tRNA dihydrouridine(20/20a) synthase DusA: MFEKIYPLRFLPVNFLPPIISIAPMMDYTDRHFRYIMRQMTKKTLLYTEMITTQAIIYGDRAKLLDFSEEEKPVSLQLGGDNPQQLAECAKIGQDWGYDEINLNVGCPSSRVQNGNFGACLMAQPEKVAKAIEIMQNAVNIPVTVKHRIGIDNQDSYEDMVYFVKTLADSGCQRFIIHARKAWLQGLSPKENRDIPPLRYEDVYRLKQEFPHLIIEINGGITSIEQTKEHLNYVDGVMMGRVAYDNPYLFVYVDRDIYGEDKEIPSREEIIESLYPYIDFWTSRNVKLNTMMRHLLQIFAGQTGTKAWKRYLAENGNTSIGGSNIVREALRHKTKGYFQI, translated from the coding sequence ATGTTTGAGAAAATATACCCATTAAGATTTTTACCAGTGAATTTTTTACCTCCGATAATTAGTATTGCCCCGATGATGGATTATACCGATCGACATTTTCGGTATATTATGCGTCAAATGACCAAAAAAACGCTCCTTTATACGGAGATGATTACAACTCAAGCCATTATATACGGCGATCGAGCCAAACTATTAGACTTTTCTGAGGAAGAAAAACCAGTCTCCTTACAGCTAGGGGGAGATAATCCCCAACAATTGGCAGAATGTGCCAAAATTGGGCAAGACTGGGGCTATGATGAAATTAATCTTAACGTAGGGTGTCCTAGTTCGAGGGTACAAAATGGCAACTTTGGGGCTTGTTTGATGGCACAACCCGAAAAAGTGGCAAAAGCCATAGAAATAATGCAAAATGCGGTTAATATTCCCGTGACAGTAAAGCATCGTATTGGCATTGATAATCAAGATAGCTATGAAGATATGGTGTATTTTGTCAAAACCCTTGCTGACAGTGGTTGTCAAAGATTTATTATCCACGCTAGAAAGGCATGGTTACAGGGATTAAGCCCGAAGGAAAATAGGGATATTCCTCCCCTACGGTATGAAGACGTATATAGACTCAAACAAGAATTTCCTCACCTTATCATTGAGATTAACGGGGGTATAACTTCGATCGAGCAAACCAAAGAACATTTAAACTATGTGGATGGAGTAATGATGGGGCGAGTTGCTTATGATAACCCCTATCTGTTTGTTTATGTCGATCGAGATATTTATGGAGAAGATAAAGAAATACCTAGTCGAGAAGAAATTATCGAATCTTTATATCCTTATATTGACTTTTGGACATCAAGGAACGTAAAATTAAATACTATGATGCGCCATCTTTTGCAAATTTTTGCAGGTCAAACAGGAACAAAGGCTTGGAAACGATACCTAGCAGAAAATGGCAATACCAGTATCGGGGGTTCAAATATCGTTCGTGAGGCTTTACGACACAAGACAAAAGGTTACTTTCAGATATAA
- the rnc gene encoding ribonuclease III encodes MEIIDTRRKRELLKLLQRLGIEDVSRVNWELLDLALTHPSISITKNYEQLEFVGDAVVRLASAELLLEIYPDLPVGEFAAIRSILVSDRFLAEIAEQYGFDLYLLMTPNVRNDKWGKVSRLADVFEGVLGALYQSTKNMDLVRFWLDPILQEKAIQVHADPARQNYKDALQEWTQGKYKLLPIYKVTQNPILEDENDRFIAEVWLQDKLLGKGKGATKKASQQAAAQDAFNLVISKE; translated from the coding sequence ATGGAAATAATAGATACCAGAAGAAAAAGAGAATTACTAAAACTTTTACAAAGACTGGGAATAGAAGATGTATCAAGGGTAAACTGGGAGTTATTAGATTTAGCCTTAACTCATCCTAGTATTTCCATCACGAAAAACTATGAGCAATTAGAGTTTGTTGGGGATGCCGTGGTGCGTTTAGCTAGTGCCGAATTGTTGTTAGAAATCTATCCTGATTTACCTGTAGGGGAATTTGCCGCAATTCGATCGATCTTAGTCAGCGATCGATTTTTAGCAGAAATAGCCGAACAATACGGTTTCGATTTATACCTTTTAATGACACCCAACGTGAGAAATGATAAATGGGGTAAAGTATCTCGTTTAGCGGATGTCTTTGAAGGGGTATTAGGGGCATTATATCAGAGTACCAAAAATATGGACTTAGTTAGATTTTGGCTCGATCCTATCCTACAGGAAAAAGCCATTCAAGTCCATGCTGATCCTGCACGACAAAATTATAAAGATGCACTACAAGAATGGACACAAGGAAAATATAAACTTTTACCTATCTATAAAGTAACCCAAAATCCTATATTAGAAGATGAGAACGATCGATTTATTGCGGAAGTGTGGTTACAAGATAAACTGTTAGGGAAAGGAAAAGGGGCAACCAAAAAAGCCTCCCAACAAGCTGCCGCCCAAGATGCTTTTAACCTTGTCATTTCCAAAGAATGA